In Campylobacter porcelli, the sequence GATTGTAGATAAATAATTAAGAGCAAAATATGCAAATTCATAATACAGCAGTTGTAGAAGATGGTGCTATTTTAGGTGATGGATGTGTTATTGAGCCATATGCTTTCATAAGCTCAAAGAGCGTTTTGGGTGATAATGTTATAATCAAGCAAGGTGCTAGGATTATCGGAGATACGCATATTGGTAGCGGTAGTAAAATTTATAGCTACGCAATTGTGGGCGATATCCCTCAAGATATTAGCTACTCTATAGAGGATGCTGGTGGAGTTCGAGTAGGAGAAAATGTTACCATCAGGGAGTTTGCTACCATAAACTCAGGCACCAAAAAGGGCGATGGATACACTAATATCGGTAGTAATAATTTTATAATGGCATATACCCATATAGCTCATGATTGCCTCTTGGGTGATGGGATTATTTTAGCCAATGGCGTGACGCTAGCAGGGCATGTGGTGATCGATGATTATGCTGTGATTGGCGGTCTTACGCCTGTGCATCAGTTTGTCCATATTGGTGAGAGCTGTATGATAGCTGGGGCATCAGCGCTTAGTCAAGATGTGGTGCCATTTTGCTTAGCTGAAGGAAATAGGGCTTATATAAGAAGTTTAAATTTAGTTGGAATTCGCAGAAGATTTGATAAAGAGATAGTAGAACAGATCAATAAAGCTTATAAATTTCTATTTAGAAGTGGTGGCGGATTAAAAGATAGAGCATTAGAGCTTTTGGATCAAAATCCTACTTTAGAGGCTAGGAAGATGTGCGAATTTATCATAAACACAAAAAGAGGAATACCGCTTGATAAGGGGAGAGATTAATGGCTAGAAAGTGTAGTTTTTGCGGTGAGAGCGAAGCAAATGATAGAAAACTTTTAGCTAATGAGAGTGATAGTTCATTTATATGTGAATTCTGTGTTGATGCAGCATATAGTGCAGTTCATGGCGATGAAACAGGGCAAAATACTCATAAGGTTATAGATTATAAAGATATAACTCCAAAGATTTTAAAATCTGTTTTAGATGATTATGTAATAGGTCAAGAAAGAGCTAAAAAGGTCTTTAGCGTAGGTGTTTATAATCATTATAAAAGAATATTTAAGCAACATAGCATTGAAGATGATACTGAAATTTCAAAATCAAATATCTTGCTAATTGGCCCTACAGGGAGCGGTAAAACGCTAATGGCTCAAACTTTGGCTAGATTTTTAGATGTTCCAATAGCTATTTGCGATGCTACAAGCTTAACTGAGGCTGGATATGTAGGTGAAGATGTAGAAAATATCCTTACAAAGCTATTAAATGCAGCCGGTGGCGATGTGAAAAGAGCTGAGCAGGGGATTGTGTTTGTCGATGAGATAGATAAGATTGCTAGAATGGGTGAGAATAGGTCAATTACTCGTGATGTAAGCGGTGAGGGCGTCCAGCAAGCACTATTAAAGATAATAGAAGGTAGCGTGGTAAATATCCCACCAAAAGGCGGTAGAAAGCACCCAAATCAAGATTTTATTCAGATTGATACTACAAATATTTTATTTGTTTGCGGTGGGGCTTTTGATGGACTTAAGG encodes:
- the lpxA gene encoding acyl-ACP--UDP-N-acetylglucosamine O-acyltransferase produces the protein MQIHNTAVVEDGAILGDGCVIEPYAFISSKSVLGDNVIIKQGARIIGDTHIGSGSKIYSYAIVGDIPQDISYSIEDAGGVRVGENVTIREFATINSGTKKGDGYTNIGSNNFIMAYTHIAHDCLLGDGIILANGVTLAGHVVIDDYAVIGGLTPVHQFVHIGESCMIAGASALSQDVVPFCLAEGNRAYIRSLNLVGIRRRFDKEIVEQINKAYKFLFRSGGGLKDRALELLDQNPTLEARKMCEFIINTKRGIPLDKGRD
- the clpX gene encoding ATP-dependent Clp protease ATP-binding subunit ClpX, which encodes MARKCSFCGESEANDRKLLANESDSSFICEFCVDAAYSAVHGDETGQNTHKVIDYKDITPKILKSVLDDYVIGQERAKKVFSVGVYNHYKRIFKQHSIEDDTEISKSNILLIGPTGSGKTLMAQTLARFLDVPIAICDATSLTEAGYVGEDVENILTKLLNAAGGDVKRAEQGIVFVDEIDKIARMGENRSITRDVSGEGVQQALLKIIEGSVVNIPPKGGRKHPNQDFIQIDTTNILFVCGGAFDGLKDIIERRLGKNVLGFNQEKRGKSQKSNLLSLVEPDDLVHFGLIPELIGRLHAITTLNEITIDDMVNILTQPKNALLKQYEKLFAIDGARLKFEDEAIKEVANQAIKRKTGARGLRSIMEDVMIDIMYDLPELNGYDVIISKNVIDGDAKPLLMKAK